One Clostridium estertheticum DNA segment encodes these proteins:
- a CDS encoding ABC transporter ATP-binding protein, giving the protein MIKLFRFLKQYTLQILAIVVLVFTQVLANLYLPTLMADIVDKGIMQKDVVQTISFLGFTGAYKGVDYIIRIGGFMLLISAGGAICSVVASFLSSRTAVGLGRIIRNKLFAKVEGFSLHEFDKVGTATLITRTTNDVTQIQTVTVMMFSIMLFAPLTAIGGVVMALREDTSLTWIFAVVVPLLGIIIAATLKYAMPLFKLMQVKIDKLNLVLREKLTGIRVIRSFNRVDTEKVRFDDANADLMDNAVKVNKIMAFLLPIMMLIMNVTTVAIIWFGGKRIDAGSMEVGSLIAFIQYGMQILFGFLMLAMVFIMIPRAQASAIRINEVLDMEPEIIDPKNAILADKESGYVEFVDVSFSYPGAEQPAISNITFSAMPGEITAIIGGTGSGKSTLVNLIPRFYDASSGSVLVDGVDVREMSQESLRSKIGFVPQNTVLFSGTIADNIKFGKDSATAEEIQHAATVAQATEFVNGMKDGYEHVIAQGGTNVSGGQKQRLSIARALIRQPEIYIFDDSFSALDFKTDAKLRAALKKETAKSTVLIIAQRVATVMDADRIIVLDDGKIAGMGTHKELLTSCKIYHEIVSSQLSEEELA; this is encoded by the coding sequence ATGATTAAATTGTTCAGATTTTTAAAACAATACACATTGCAGATATTGGCAATAGTTGTATTGGTTTTTACTCAAGTACTTGCAAACCTATATTTACCAACATTGATGGCTGATATAGTAGACAAAGGTATAATGCAAAAAGATGTAGTTCAAACCATTTCATTTTTAGGCTTTACAGGAGCTTATAAAGGGGTAGATTACATTATTAGAATAGGTGGTTTTATGCTACTAATATCAGCAGGTGGTGCTATATGCTCAGTTGTAGCTTCATTCCTATCTTCAAGAACAGCTGTGGGACTTGGTAGGATTATTCGTAACAAATTGTTTGCGAAAGTTGAAGGATTCTCGCTACATGAATTTGATAAGGTAGGTACTGCTACCCTAATAACTAGAACAACAAATGACGTTACTCAAATTCAAACAGTAACAGTAATGATGTTTTCTATTATGCTTTTTGCTCCTTTAACCGCTATAGGCGGTGTTGTTATGGCTTTAAGAGAGGATACATCACTAACATGGATTTTTGCTGTTGTAGTTCCACTACTTGGAATAATTATTGCAGCAACTCTTAAATACGCAATGCCATTATTTAAATTAATGCAAGTGAAAATAGATAAATTGAATCTTGTATTACGTGAAAAGCTTACTGGCATTAGGGTAATACGCTCTTTTAACCGTGTAGATACTGAAAAAGTTAGATTCGATGATGCAAATGCTGACCTTATGGACAATGCTGTAAAGGTCAATAAAATCATGGCGTTTTTATTACCAATAATGATGCTAATTATGAATGTTACAACAGTTGCTATTATTTGGTTTGGTGGTAAAAGAATAGACGCTGGTAGTATGGAAGTTGGTTCATTAATAGCATTTATACAATACGGAATGCAAATTTTATTCGGTTTCTTAATGCTTGCTATGGTATTTATAATGATACCTAGGGCTCAAGCTTCTGCAATAAGAATAAATGAAGTATTAGACATGGAACCAGAAATTATAGATCCAAAGAATGCAATTCTAGCTGACAAAGAAAGTGGATATGTGGAATTTGTGGATGTGTCTTTTAGCTACCCAGGTGCAGAACAACCAGCTATTAGCAATATAACCTTTAGTGCAATGCCTGGAGAAATAACAGCTATTATTGGTGGCACAGGTTCTGGTAAATCTACCCTTGTAAACTTAATACCTCGTTTTTATGATGCATCTAGTGGTTCCGTACTAGTGGATGGTGTAGATGTACGCGAAATGAGTCAAGAGTCCCTAAGGTCAAAAATAGGGTTCGTTCCTCAAAATACGGTACTCTTTTCTGGAACTATTGCTGATAATATTAAATTTGGTAAGGATAGTGCTACTGCTGAGGAAATTCAACATGCAGCTACTGTAGCACAAGCTACAGAATTTGTTAATGGAATGAAAGATGGCTATGAACATGTTATTGCTCAAGGAGGAACAAATGTTTCAGGAGGACAAAAACAACGTTTATCTATAGCACGTGCCTTAATTAGACAACCTGAAATATACATTTTTGATGACAGTTTTTCAGCTCTTGATTTTAAAACTGACGCAAAACTTCGTGCAGCACTTAAAAAGGAAACAGCAAAATCTACTGTACTTATTATTGCTCAAAGAGTTGCAACGGTTATGGACGCGGATAGAATCATAGTCTTAGATGATGGTAAAATAGCAGGAATGGGAACACATAAGGAACTTTTAACTAGTTGCAAGATATATCATGAGATTGTATCTTCACAGCTTTCAGAGGAGGAATTAGCATGA
- a CDS encoding ABC transporter ATP-binding protein: MSENKKGRSGGGMGRPGGGPMGSFSGPVVKAKDFKGTLKRLLSYLKPQRVNFILVFIFAIISTVFSIVGPKISGKAITKLFEGIMSKFGLIKLLSEQDKITAVIKANPAAAKSPKVIEGTAQIKAGITKIMDLNGGKIDFSYIKNIILLLLALYLISTLFGFLQQYIMAGVAQKTVYNLRKDVDNKLSILPLKFYDARTHGEILSRVTNDIDNISTTLQQSLTQLITSIVTILGVIIMMLTISPLLTLVVILTLPLYIVVTAFVAKRSQKYFAAQQKEIGALNGHVEEMYTGHKIVKSFGHEKDSIEEFRNINDRLYNSGWKAQFISGIIMPMMRFVGNIGYVIVCVVGGYLATQGRITIGDIQAFIQYSSQFTQPIVQTANIANIMQSTIASAERVFELLDEIEELPDAKGARIIELPKGEVKFEHVDFSYKADEPLITNMNIDVKRGHTIAIVGPTGAGKTTLVNLLMRFYEIGAGKITIDGVDIRDIKRAELRNMFGMVLQDTWLFNGTIMDNIAYGKEGATNEEIIEAARAAHAHHFIKTLPDGYNTILNEEASNISQGQKQLLTIARAILANPTIMILDEATSSVDSRTEVYIQRAMTELMQNRTSFVIAHRLSTIRDAELILVMNKGSIIEMGSHNELLAQKGFYEDLYNSQFAGANLDNEVV; the protein is encoded by the coding sequence ATGAGTGAGAATAAAAAAGGTAGATCAGGCGGAGGTATGGGACGTCCAGGTGGTGGACCAATGGGATCCTTTTCTGGCCCTGTAGTAAAAGCAAAGGACTTCAAAGGAACTTTAAAAAGACTTTTAAGTTACTTAAAGCCACAAAGAGTTAATTTTATACTAGTATTTATATTTGCAATCATCAGTACTGTTTTTAGTATAGTAGGACCTAAGATTTCAGGTAAAGCTATAACTAAACTATTTGAAGGTATAATGAGTAAATTTGGATTAATTAAGCTTCTTTCGGAGCAGGATAAAATAACAGCGGTCATAAAGGCTAATCCTGCAGCTGCGAAGAGTCCAAAAGTAATTGAGGGTACGGCTCAAATTAAAGCTGGAATAACTAAGATAATGGATTTAAATGGCGGTAAAATAGATTTTTCATATATAAAGAACATTATTTTATTATTACTTGCACTATATTTAATAAGCACACTTTTTGGTTTCCTTCAACAATATATTATGGCTGGAGTTGCTCAGAAAACTGTTTATAATTTGCGTAAGGACGTTGATAATAAGCTGTCAATCTTACCTCTAAAATTCTATGATGCAAGAACTCATGGTGAGATATTAAGTCGTGTAACAAACGATATTGATAATATTTCAACCACCCTGCAACAAAGTCTTACTCAGCTTATTACATCTATTGTTACCATCCTAGGTGTTATCATTATGATGCTCACAATAAGCCCACTACTTACACTTGTGGTTATTTTAACATTGCCACTATATATTGTTGTGACAGCTTTTGTTGCAAAACGCTCTCAGAAATATTTCGCAGCGCAACAAAAAGAAATTGGAGCGCTCAATGGTCATGTTGAAGAAATGTACACTGGCCACAAAATTGTTAAATCCTTTGGACACGAGAAAGATTCAATTGAGGAGTTTAGAAATATTAATGATAGGTTATACAACTCAGGTTGGAAAGCTCAGTTCATATCCGGGATAATAATGCCTATGATGAGATTTGTTGGTAATATAGGTTATGTAATAGTTTGCGTTGTTGGAGGTTATTTAGCAACACAAGGAAGAATTACTATTGGTGATATTCAAGCCTTTATCCAATATTCAAGTCAGTTTACTCAGCCAATAGTTCAAACTGCAAATATTGCTAATATAATGCAATCAACAATTGCATCTGCTGAACGTGTTTTTGAGCTTTTAGATGAAATTGAAGAGTTACCAGATGCTAAAGGCGCGAGAATTATAGAATTACCTAAAGGCGAAGTTAAGTTTGAACATGTTGACTTTAGCTATAAGGCAGATGAACCTCTTATTACGAACATGAACATTGATGTAAAACGAGGTCATACAATCGCAATTGTTGGACCAACAGGAGCTGGTAAAACTACCCTTGTTAACTTGCTTATGCGTTTCTATGAAATAGGTGCAGGTAAGATTACAATTGATGGAGTAGATATTAGAGACATAAAACGTGCAGAACTACGTAATATGTTTGGGATGGTACTTCAAGATACTTGGCTCTTTAATGGTACTATAATGGATAATATTGCTTATGGTAAAGAGGGAGCTACAAATGAAGAAATTATAGAGGCTGCAAGAGCAGCTCATGCACACCACTTTATTAAGACTCTTCCCGATGGATATAATACAATACTAAATGAAGAAGCTTCAAATATATCACAGGGTCAAAAACAACTTCTTACTATAGCTAGGGCAATACTTGCAAATCCAACTATTATGATACTTGACGAAGCTACAAGCAGCGTTGACTCAAGAACAGAAGTTTATATACAAAGAGCTATGACAGAGCTTATGCAAAATAGAACAAGCTTTGTAATTGCTCATAGACTTTCTACAATTAGAGATGCAGAGTTAATACTAGTTATGAATAAAGGAAGTATTATTGAGATGGGGAGTCATAATGAACTTCTTGCTCAGAAGGGTTTTTATGAAGATCTGTATAATAGTCAATTTGCTGGTGCAAATTTAGATAATGAAGTAGTATAA
- a CDS encoding SGNH/GDSL hydrolase family protein: MKIKDSYILIAFGDSITKGIIYDEEKSKYSTLKENFTSIIGNKIKGQVYNAGKFGSTIMRGVSKMYNDVIKKSPDIVLIEFGGNDCDYKWDDIAKNPDEEYKPNTDISTFRETLLTMIDTLKNNHILPVLMTLPPLDPLKYFKWITKEDSFAEENILHWLGTKDALFNWHSSYNKIITEVANETSTVLIDVRTEFLKHRNYSEFLCKDGIHPNIDGQSLIATVILKFISENYNFLLQV; encoded by the coding sequence ATGAAAATAAAAGATAGTTACATTCTTATAGCATTTGGTGATTCTATTACCAAGGGAATTATTTACGATGAAGAAAAATCTAAATATTCAACTTTAAAAGAAAACTTTACAAGTATCATTGGAAATAAAATAAAAGGGCAAGTATACAATGCAGGTAAATTTGGTAGTACAATTATGAGGGGCGTTAGTAAAATGTATAATGATGTCATAAAGAAATCACCTGATATAGTTTTAATAGAATTTGGTGGTAATGACTGTGATTATAAATGGGATGACATTGCTAAAAATCCTGACGAGGAATACAAACCAAATACTGATATTTCTACGTTTCGTGAAACACTACTTACAATGATTGATACCTTAAAGAATAATCACATATTACCTGTACTTATGACTTTACCACCACTGGATCCACTAAAATACTTCAAATGGATTACTAAGGAAGATTCTTTTGCTGAGGAAAATATTTTACATTGGCTAGGAACAAAGGATGCTCTCTTCAATTGGCATAGTTCATATAATAAAATTATTACGGAAGTAGCTAATGAAACTAGTACTGTTCTGATAGATGTAAGAACAGAGTTTTTAAAACACCGTAATTACAGTGAGTTTTTATGTAAGGATGGTATCCATCCAAATATTGATGGTCAATCATTAATAGCTACTGTTATATTAAAATTTATAAGTGAAAACTATAATTTTTTATTACAAGTATAA
- a CDS encoding YcxB family protein, whose protein sequence is MKIDYQLTKQDYIDFNMNYMSNSKTIKRLFIAQRYIVPIMFLVLPFVLIRVTSIPLGYWFKIFLVCSVLWVIFYPKYFKWTVSKRIIKMLDEGDNTDMLGKRSLTLTEKGIIDCSTLSESKTDWSVIEKITQTQKHIFIFISSVAAYILPVHVFKNENEKKRFIDKLNYMVQKAKD, encoded by the coding sequence ATGAAAATTGATTATCAACTAACTAAACAGGACTATATAGATTTTAATATGAATTACATGAGTAATTCAAAGACTATTAAAAGGTTATTCATAGCTCAAAGATACATTGTTCCTATAATGTTTTTAGTATTACCATTTGTTTTGATAAGAGTTACAAGTATTCCACTGGGGTATTGGTTTAAAATTTTTTTAGTATGTAGCGTGCTATGGGTTATATTTTATCCCAAATATTTTAAATGGACTGTATCAAAAAGAATTATAAAAATGCTAGATGAAGGTGATAACACAGATATGTTAGGTAAACGTTCTTTGACACTTACAGAAAAGGGTATTATTGATTGTAGTACACTAAGTGAATCAAAGACAGATTGGAGTGTTATTGAAAAAATAACACAAACCCAAAAACATATTTTTATATTTATTAGTTCCGTTGCGGCTTATATTCTACCAGTTCACGTATTTAAAAATGAGAATGAAAAAAAGAGATTTATTGATAAATTAAATTATATGGTCCAGAAAGCTAAAGACTAA
- a CDS encoding LDCC motif putative metal-binding protein, whose translation MKSLKQWFNNFIKDLEKANEESFGDKKLGCCGLNANKPNKPNPTKPQK comes from the coding sequence ATGAAATCTTTAAAACAATGGTTCAATAATTTTATAAAAGACTTAGAAAAAGCCAACGAAGAGAGTTTTGGTGATAAGAAATTAGGTTGCTGTGGATTAAACGCTAATAAACCTAATAAACCTAATCCAACTAAACCACAAAAATAA
- a CDS encoding ABC transporter substrate-binding protein, producing MKKKISIMLMTLMIATMGLSGCGKKTVEKVATDRDVIKIGVFEPLTGANAGGGALEIEGIKLANKLYPEVLGKKVDLVIVDNKSDKVEAANAASRLVSKEKVTAIIGSWGSSLSMAAGDIIKKAQIPTMGTSCTNPLVTKGNEYYFRVCFIDPFQGTVMANYAYSTLKAKKVAIVQEVSNDYAIGLAKYFTDSFKQLTGDPDSIVAVTNYNTGDQDFTAQLTNLKAKNPDVIFAPGNFTESALVIKQARQLGITAPFIGGDTWETPAFLTIGKEAVEGATFSTFFATEKPITKESEIFLAEYRKEYGGKEPAAVTALAYDAYIILLDGLKRVGAADSVKLRDELAKTKDFQGAAGVINFDENRDAVKSAVIKEVKDGKFTFKEVIQPK from the coding sequence ATGAAAAAGAAAATATCAATTATGCTTATGACTCTTATGATAGCGACAATGGGGCTCAGTGGTTGCGGAAAAAAAACAGTAGAGAAGGTTGCAACTGATAGAGATGTAATTAAAATTGGAGTTTTTGAGCCTTTGACTGGAGCTAATGCAGGTGGGGGAGCGCTAGAAATTGAAGGTATAAAGTTGGCAAATAAACTTTATCCTGAGGTACTAGGAAAGAAAGTTGATCTTGTAATTGTAGACAATAAGTCAGATAAAGTGGAAGCAGCCAATGCAGCCTCGAGATTAGTTTCTAAAGAAAAGGTTACAGCAATAATCGGAAGTTGGGGAAGTTCACTTTCCATGGCGGCTGGAGATATAATTAAAAAAGCACAGATTCCAACCATGGGAACTTCTTGTACCAATCCACTTGTTACAAAGGGCAATGAATATTACTTTAGAGTATGTTTTATAGATCCTTTCCAAGGAACTGTTATGGCGAATTATGCTTATAGCACATTAAAAGCGAAAAAGGTTGCAATAGTTCAAGAAGTGTCTAATGACTATGCAATTGGTCTTGCAAAATATTTTACAGATTCCTTTAAACAATTAACAGGAGACCCCGATTCTATTGTTGCAGTAACAAACTATAATACTGGAGATCAAGATTTTACAGCCCAGCTTACAAACTTAAAAGCTAAGAATCCTGATGTAATTTTTGCACCAGGTAACTTTACTGAATCTGCATTAGTAATAAAACAAGCAAGACAATTAGGAATTACCGCACCATTTATTGGAGGAGATACTTGGGAAACACCTGCGTTCTTAACAATAGGAAAAGAAGCTGTAGAAGGAGCAACATTCTCTACATTCTTTGCTACAGAAAAACCAATTACAAAAGAATCAGAAATATTCCTAGCAGAGTATAGAAAAGAATATGGCGGAAAAGAACCCGCAGCTGTAACAGCACTTGCTTATGATGCATATATCATACTTTTAGATGGACTTAAGAGAGTGGGAGCTGCTGACTCAGTTAAATTAAGAGATGAACTCGCCAAAACTAAGGACTTCCAAGGTGCAGCTGGAGTTATTAATTTTGACGAAAATAGAGATGCCGTAAAGAGTGCTGTAATTAAAGAAGTTAAAGATGGCAAATTCACATTTAAAGAAGTAATTCAACCTAAATAG
- a CDS encoding branched-chain amino acid ABC transporter permease — translation MNLNTFLQHLTNGISLGSLYALIAIGYTMVYGILRLINFAHGDIFMMATYFAFYGVSTFMLPWYFSFLLAIILTGTLGMVIEKTAYRPLRGAPKISIMISAIGASFLLENIAIVLFGGIPKPFPTPEIFDKMVRIGDISVQRLTFVIPVVTLILLFLLLYLINHTKNGMAMRAVSKDYETAGLMGIDVNKTISFTFGIGSMLAAVGALLWALKFPSILPLMGVMPGLKCFIAAVIGGIGNIKGAVIGGFILGVGEIMLVAFFQDLSGYRDAFAFILLILILLLKPTGIMGEKISEKV, via the coding sequence ATGAACTTAAATACTTTTTTGCAGCATCTTACTAACGGGATTTCTCTTGGGAGTTTGTATGCACTGATTGCAATTGGATATACAATGGTTTATGGAATATTAAGACTGATCAACTTTGCTCATGGTGATATTTTTATGATGGCAACATACTTTGCTTTTTATGGAGTATCAACCTTCATGTTGCCTTGGTATTTTTCTTTTTTATTAGCAATAATTTTGACTGGTACACTAGGAATGGTAATTGAAAAAACTGCATATAGACCTCTTAGAGGTGCACCTAAAATTTCAATCATGATCTCTGCCATTGGAGCCTCCTTTCTTTTGGAAAATATAGCAATTGTATTGTTTGGAGGAATTCCAAAACCTTTTCCAACTCCAGAAATTTTCGATAAAATGGTTCGAATTGGGGATATATCTGTGCAGAGATTGACTTTCGTCATTCCTGTAGTTACGCTTATTCTTTTATTTTTACTATTATATTTGATTAATCATACAAAGAATGGCATGGCAATGAGAGCTGTTTCGAAAGATTATGAAACAGCGGGGCTTATGGGGATAGATGTAAATAAAACAATATCTTTTACCTTTGGAATTGGATCTATGCTTGCAGCAGTGGGGGCGTTATTGTGGGCTTTGAAGTTCCCGTCGATTTTACCACTTATGGGGGTTATGCCAGGGTTAAAATGTTTTATAGCAGCGGTTATAGGAGGAATAGGAAATATTAAAGGTGCTGTTATTGGAGGCTTTATACTAGGTGTGGGTGAAATTATGCTAGTTGCATTTTTCCAGGATTTATCAGGATATAGAGACGCATTTGCGTTTATATTGCTTATTCTTATACTATTACTTAAGCCAACAGGTATAATGGGCGAAAAAATATCGGAGAAGGTGTAG
- a CDS encoding branched-chain amino acid ABC transporter permease, whose protein sequence is MKKRNLILTIISILILIVILFIIDRNLDAYNTRILNLCAIYVILALSMNLVNGFTGLFSLGHAGFMAVGAYVTAILTMSADMKAQNFFLAPIIKPLANLTLPFFPSLIIAGLVSAFVGYLIATPVLRLKGDYLAIATLGFAEIIRVVFTNTQTLTNGALGLKGIPNTTNIWWTFGTAAVTVTIITLLINSSYGRALKAIREDEVAAESMGINLFKHKVLAFTIGAFFAGIGGGLLGNLLGTIDPNMFRFILTFNILLIIVLGGMGSITGSVISAFLVTIAGEALRFLDEKMDFGFISFQGIPGLRMVVFSALLMMVVIFFRHGLMGTNEFSFDKIIHIFSKKPPVKGGDEAWHK, encoded by the coding sequence GTGAAAAAGAGAAATTTGATTTTAACAATTATTTCTATACTAATTTTAATAGTAATATTATTTATTATAGATAGGAATTTAGACGCCTATAACACAAGGATATTAAATTTATGTGCTATTTATGTAATACTTGCACTAAGTATGAATTTGGTGAATGGTTTTACAGGATTATTTTCACTTGGACATGCTGGTTTTATGGCAGTGGGAGCCTATGTTACAGCAATACTAACAATGTCTGCAGATATGAAGGCTCAAAATTTTTTCTTAGCACCTATCATTAAACCACTAGCAAACTTAACCTTGCCATTTTTTCCATCACTTATTATAGCAGGACTTGTTTCAGCTTTTGTCGGATATTTAATAGCAACCCCTGTGCTAAGATTAAAAGGAGATTATTTGGCAATAGCTACTTTAGGTTTTGCAGAAATTATAAGAGTTGTCTTTACAAATACTCAAACCTTAACAAATGGAGCCTTAGGCTTAAAAGGAATTCCAAACACCACAAATATATGGTGGACTTTTGGAACGGCTGCGGTTACGGTTACAATAATTACCCTTCTCATAAATAGCTCCTATGGGAGAGCTCTAAAAGCAATACGAGAAGATGAGGTAGCAGCAGAAAGTATGGGAATCAATTTGTTTAAACATAAGGTATTGGCTTTTACAATTGGCGCATTTTTTGCTGGCATAGGCGGGGGGCTTTTAGGAAATTTGCTGGGAACAATAGATCCTAATATGTTTAGGTTTATATTAACATTTAATATACTTCTTATCATAGTACTTGGGGGTATGGGTAGCATCACAGGGAGCGTTATTTCCGCTTTCCTTGTTACAATTGCAGGAGAGGCCTTACGGTTTCTTGATGAGAAGATGGATTTTGGATTTATATCTTTTCAAGGAATACCTGGTCTTAGAATGGTAGTATTTTCAGCGCTATTAATGATGGTGGTCATATTTTTTAGACATGGGCTTATGGGAACTAACGAGTTTAGCTTTGACAAGATTATTCATATATTTAGCAAAAAACCACCTGTCAAGGGAGGCGATGAGGCATGGCACAAGTAA
- a CDS encoding ABC transporter ATP-binding protein codes for MAQVKKEVKTVLKIENVLMQFGGLTAVKDFNLSLNSGEIVALIGPNGAGKTTAFNMVTGVYKPTSGKIYFNNKDITGVRPDLITKTGIARTFQNIRLFKDLSVLDNVLIANHLNIKSNFMDAIFRLPWYRKEENEMMEKSLNLLKKVGLLDLKDEKAHSLPYGKQRRLEIARAMATSPQVLLLDEPAAGMNTKESEDLTLFIKQIRDEFDLTIFMIEHHMQVVMGISDRIYVLDYGVTIAEGTPYDIQNNERVIQAYLGVSEEDA; via the coding sequence ATGGCACAAGTAAAAAAAGAAGTGAAAACAGTATTAAAGATAGAAAATGTATTGATGCAGTTTGGAGGACTTACTGCAGTAAAGGATTTTAATCTTTCTCTAAACAGTGGAGAAATTGTGGCGTTAATAGGCCCAAATGGTGCTGGCAAAACCACAGCCTTTAATATGGTTACTGGTGTGTACAAACCAACCTCAGGGAAAATCTATTTTAATAATAAGGATATTACAGGAGTAAGACCAGATTTAATTACTAAAACAGGAATTGCAAGAACCTTTCAAAATATAAGATTGTTTAAAGATTTATCAGTTCTGGACAATGTTCTAATTGCAAATCATTTGAATATTAAATCTAATTTTATGGATGCTATTTTTAGACTTCCATGGTACAGAAAAGAAGAAAATGAAATGATGGAAAAGTCGCTTAACTTGCTTAAAAAAGTAGGCTTATTGGATTTAAAAGATGAGAAGGCACATTCTTTGCCCTATGGAAAGCAAAGAAGACTAGAAATTGCTAGAGCCATGGCTACGAGTCCACAAGTTTTGCTTTTAGATGAGCCAGCAGCAGGAATGAATACAAAGGAGTCAGAAGATTTAACACTTTTTATTAAACAGATTAGAGACGAGTTTGACTTAACTATATTTATGATAGAACATCACATGCAGGTTGTAATGGGAATATCGGATAGGATTTATGTTCTTGACTATGGTGTTACTATAGCAGAAGGTACTCCCTATGATATTCAAAATAACGAAAGGGTTATTCAGGCATACTTGGGGGTGAGTGAAGAGGATGCTTAA
- a CDS encoding ABC transporter ATP-binding protein: MLNIDNLVVSYGGIEALKGASIHVEEGRIVTLVGANGAGKSTMLRSIVGLVKTKSGTIQYENKNLMLIKPQNIVRHGITLVPEGRRVFGDLTVLENLKLGAFSRKDEKGIKEDLQRVYTLFPRLKERTWQQAGTLSGGEQQMLAIGRALMSRPKLLMMDEPSLGLAPLIIKDVFNIIKEINKQGVTILLIEQNANAALHIADTGYVIETGRIIIKGTGKELLLNDEVKKAYLGESVLA, from the coding sequence ATGCTTAATATTGATAATTTAGTAGTTTCTTATGGTGGAATTGAAGCTTTAAAAGGAGCTAGCATTCATGTTGAAGAAGGTAGAATTGTAACCTTAGTTGGTGCCAACGGTGCTGGAAAAAGCACCATGCTTCGTTCTATTGTAGGACTAGTGAAAACTAAAAGTGGGACAATTCAATATGAAAATAAAAATTTGATGCTCATTAAACCTCAAAATATAGTCAGGCACGGAATTACTTTAGTTCCAGAGGGAAGAAGGGTTTTCGGAGACCTTACGGTACTTGAAAATCTAAAACTAGGTGCATTTTCAAGAAAAGATGAAAAGGGAATTAAAGAAGATTTGCAGCGGGTATATACTCTTTTCCCCAGGTTAAAGGAAAGAACCTGGCAACAAGCAGGAACACTATCTGGCGGAGAACAGCAAATGCTTGCAATTGGAAGAGCATTAATGTCAAGGCCAAAGTTACTCATGATGGACGAACCTTCTTTGGGACTTGCGCCATTAATTATTAAAGATGTATTTAATATTATTAAAGAGATTAATAAGCAAGGTGTAACTATACTTTTAATTGAACAAAATGCTAATGCTGCTTTGCATATTGCAGATACAGGATATGTGATAGAAACTGGAAGAATTATAATTAAGGGAACTGGAAAAGAGCTATTGCTCAATGATGAAGTAAAGAAGGCTTATTTAGGGGAAAGTGTACTTGCATAA
- a CDS encoding flavodoxin domain-containing protein: MKTLIVYGSKHGATEKCSKVLKNKLHGEVVVVNIKKDIIPDISLFGSIVIGGSIYAGRIQKEIREFCFKNANTLKTKKIGLFVCCMSEGEKAISQLNNSLPNELMSMATAKEHFGGGFTFSKMNFFEKFIIKMVSKKEKNAAIVNMNKDILNIHEDNINRFAQLMNKQ; this comes from the coding sequence ATGAAAACACTTATTGTTTATGGTTCTAAACATGGGGCTACAGAGAAATGTAGTAAAGTTTTAAAAAATAAGCTCCATGGGGAAGTTGTAGTTGTAAATATTAAAAAGGACATAATACCAGATATAAGTTTATTTGGTAGCATTGTTATTGGTGGGTCAATCTATGCGGGAAGAATTCAAAAGGAGATAAGAGAATTCTGTTTTAAAAATGCTAATACTTTAAAAACCAAAAAAATAGGCCTTTTTGTATGCTGTATGAGTGAAGGGGAAAAAGCAATATCACAGTTAAATAATAGTTTACCAAATGAATTAATGTCTATGGCTACAGCTAAAGAACATTTTGGAGGTGGATTTACTTTTAGTAAAATGAACTTTTTCGAGAAATTTATAATTAAGATGGTATCAAAAAAAGAAAAGAATGCAGCTATTGTAAATATGAATAAAGATATTTTAAATATACATGAAGATAATATTAATAGATTCGCTCAATTAATGAATAAGCAATAG